One genomic window of Prosthecobacter algae includes the following:
- a CDS encoding ABC transporter ATP-binding protein: MPESVPPTPAVTVENLTKVFKAGLGKKAFVAVRDLSLQVQPGEVYGLIGPNGSGKSTTMKAILGLLAPTQGKTTIFGRSSTEVASRREVGFLPENPYFYKHLNGLETLLFYGRLCSMGGKELKDRAREMLALTGLEDAADRRVAGYSKGMLQRLGLAQALLHRPRLIVLDEPTAGVDPAGSRKIRDLVLGFKKEGITVLVTSHLLEQMQEVCDRVGIMAHGKMMREGRVDDLIAVENHTEIVLEDASPELLAQISRLVQENGRAKLLSSGHPRTTLERLFLEATEEKKG, translated from the coding sequence ATGCCTGAATCTGTTCCCCCCACTCCAGCCGTGACCGTCGAAAACCTGACCAAGGTTTTCAAGGCGGGCTTGGGCAAAAAGGCATTTGTGGCCGTGCGGGATCTCTCACTGCAGGTGCAACCTGGGGAGGTCTATGGCCTCATCGGCCCCAATGGCTCTGGCAAATCCACGACCATGAAGGCCATATTGGGACTTCTGGCACCCACGCAGGGAAAGACCACCATCTTTGGCCGTTCCAGCACCGAGGTGGCCAGCCGTCGCGAGGTGGGCTTCCTGCCGGAGAACCCTTACTTTTACAAGCATCTCAATGGCCTGGAGACACTGCTGTTTTATGGCCGCCTGTGCAGCATGGGAGGCAAGGAGCTGAAAGACCGCGCCCGCGAAATGCTGGCCCTCACCGGCCTGGAAGATGCGGCGGACCGTCGTGTGGCCGGTTACTCCAAAGGCATGCTCCAGCGCCTGGGTCTGGCGCAGGCTCTGCTGCACAGGCCACGCCTCATCGTGCTGGATGAACCCACCGCCGGGGTGGACCCTGCCGGTTCGCGGAAAATCCGTGACCTTGTGCTAGGTTTTAAAAAGGAGGGCATCACCGTTCTCGTCACCAGCCATTTGCTCGAACAGATGCAGGAGGTGTGTGACCGCGTGGGCATCATGGCCCATGGCAAAATGATGCGTGAAGGCCGGGTGGATGATCTCATCGCGGTGGAGAACCATACGGAAATCGTCCTTGAAGATGCTTCCCCCGAATTGCTCGCCCAGATCAGCCGGCTGGTGCAGGAAAATGGCCGCGCCAAACTCCTGAGCAGCGGCCATCCGCGCACGACCCTGGAACGTCTCTTCCTGGAAGCGACCGAAGAAAAAAAGGGCTGA
- a CDS encoding glyoxalase superfamily protein, with product MTFSAPVPILRIFDVTRAKDHYLSFLGFQLDWENRQSEDGPLYCQISKDGCVLHLSEHHGDACPGAAVRIETVGLREFHALLHSQAYKYSRPAIQSMPWGTDDLTVPDPFGNRVTFWQLTPEA from the coding sequence ATGACCTTCTCAGCCCCGGTTCCCATTCTTCGCATCTTCGACGTCACGCGCGCCAAGGATCACTATCTGTCCTTCCTCGGCTTCCAGTTGGACTGGGAAAATCGCCAGAGTGAGGACGGTCCCCTTTATTGCCAGATCTCCAAAGACGGCTGCGTGCTGCATCTTTCGGAGCATCACGGCGATGCCTGCCCAGGCGCGGCGGTGCGCATCGAGACGGTCGGCCTGCGTGAATTCCATGCCCTGTTGCACAGCCAGGCATACAAGTATTCGCGTCCCGCCATTCAGTCCATGCCCTGGGGTACCGATGACCTCACTGTGCCGGATCCTTTCGGCAATCGCGTGACCTTTTGGCAACTCACACCTGAGGCTTGA